A single Mucilaginibacter inviolabilis DNA region contains:
- a CDS encoding protein-disulfide reductase DsbD domain-containing protein, whose translation MKKVLLVIVALVICAGAYAQIETPVRWSYAAKKLNDKEAIVFLKATIQPSWHIYSLNVKDGGPIKTSFEFTPSKLYAPVGKPSEPTPVTKFEKAFNMNVSYFEKEVVFQQKISLKSTSATSVTGKLTYMTCNDKKCLPPEDVDFTIPLGK comes from the coding sequence ATGAAGAAAGTACTGTTGGTAATTGTTGCATTAGTGATATGCGCAGGGGCTTATGCCCAGATCGAAACGCCGGTAAGATGGTCATACGCGGCAAAAAAGTTGAATGATAAAGAAGCCATTGTGTTTTTAAAGGCTACTATTCAACCCAGCTGGCATATTTACTCACTCAATGTTAAAGATGGCGGGCCAATAAAAACTTCGTTTGAGTTTACACCTTCAAAATTATACGCACCGGTTGGCAAACCCTCGGAGCCAACCCCGGTTACCAAATTCGAAAAAGCTTTTAATATGAATGTAAGCTACTTTGAAAAAGAAGTAGTTTTTCAACAAAAAATAAGTCTTAAATCAACCTCGGCCACAAGCGTAACCGGCAAGCTTACGTACATGACCTGTAACGACAAAAAATGTCTTCCACCGGAAGATGTTGACTTTACTATTCCTTTAGGCAAATAA
- the pfkA gene encoding 6-phosphofructokinase, producing MTQIKNIGLFTSGGDAPGMNAAIRAVVRTAIYYDIAVTGIRRGYDGMTKGDFIPMNRKSVSNIIQRGGTILKTARCDNFRTPEGRKQAYDQLKKHNVDALVAIGGDGTFTGAKVFGSEYDIPVIGLPGTIDNDLMGTDFTIGYDTAINTVVEAVDKIRDTAESHDRLFIVEVMGRDSGLIALRTGIAAGAEAILIPESKGGMEGLFNRLEHGRKDKTSRIVIVAEGEEAGGAFEVGRLVQEKFPHYDTRISILGHIQRGGAPSCMDRVLASRVGAAAVEALRDGHRNEMIGIIHNEIAYTPFEHAIKHHIEINPNLLKLVEILSM from the coding sequence ATGACGCAGATTAAAAACATCGGACTTTTTACTTCAGGTGGCGACGCGCCGGGAATGAACGCTGCCATCAGGGCGGTTGTACGTACGGCTATATATTATGATATTGCAGTTACCGGTATACGCCGCGGTTATGATGGTATGACCAAAGGCGATTTTATACCGATGAACCGTAAATCGGTTTCAAATATTATACAGCGGGGCGGAACTATCTTGAAAACAGCCCGCTGCGATAATTTCAGAACCCCCGAAGGTCGCAAACAAGCATATGACCAATTAAAAAAACATAATGTTGATGCCTTGGTAGCCATTGGCGGTGACGGTACTTTTACCGGTGCTAAGGTGTTTGGCAGTGAATACGACATCCCGGTGATTGGCTTACCTGGTACCATTGATAATGATTTGATGGGTACCGATTTTACCATAGGTTATGATACAGCTATTAATACGGTTGTTGAAGCGGTGGATAAGATCAGAGATACAGCAGAATCACATGATAGATTGTTTATTGTTGAAGTAATGGGCCGCGACTCTGGGCTGATCGCTTTGCGCACAGGTATTGCTGCCGGTGCAGAAGCCATTCTGATACCCGAAAGCAAAGGTGGCATGGAAGGTTTATTTAATCGCCTGGAGCATGGTCGTAAAGATAAAACCTCCCGGATTGTTATTGTAGCAGAGGGCGAAGAAGCTGGCGGTGCTTTTGAGGTTGGGCGTTTGGTTCAGGAAAAATTTCCTCATTATGATACCCGTATCTCGATATTAGGGCACATACAACGCGGCGGTGCACCAAGCTGTATGGACAGGGTATTGGCAAGCCGGGTAGGCGCTGCCGCAGTTGAAGCTTTAAGAGATGGCCATCGTAATGAAATGATAGGTATTATTCATAACGAAATAGCTTATACACCGTTTGAGCACGCTATAAAACACCACATCGAGATCAATCCTAACCTGTTAAAACTGGTTGAGATATTGTCAATGTAG
- a CDS encoding PA0069 family radical SAM protein, translated as MEQDDNSGFFKGRGAQLNTHNKFLKNKYVAEHIEGIDEPLLENTATQLFEETPKKIVSESNSPDLSHMYSINPYQGCEHGCIYCYARNSHEYYGFSAGLDFERKIIIKPNAPELLEQYFNKKNYQPVCIMLSGNTDCYQPVERRLKITRGLLEVFLKYKNPVSIITKNNVILRDLDILTELASMNLVHVNVSITSLNEQLRQKLEPRTVTATGRLAVVQKLSEKGIPVRVMAAPIIPGLNSNEVPNIIKAAADRGALAAGFTIVRLNGSISEIFSDWIYKAFPDRAEKVLNMIRSCHDGKLNDSDFGRRMSGEGKIAQSIHQMFRMACNRFMAGREMPEYDYSLFVPRKGKQTSLF; from the coding sequence ATGGAACAGGATGATAATTCCGGCTTTTTTAAAGGCCGGGGGGCGCAGCTAAATACACACAACAAATTTTTAAAGAATAAATATGTGGCCGAGCATATCGAGGGCATTGACGAGCCATTGCTGGAAAATACTGCCACACAACTTTTTGAAGAAACACCCAAAAAGATCGTAAGCGAATCCAACAGCCCGGATTTGAGCCATATGTATTCTATCAATCCTTATCAGGGTTGCGAACATGGTTGTATTTATTGTTATGCACGCAACAGCCACGAATATTATGGATTTAGCGCAGGGCTTGATTTCGAGCGGAAGATCATCATCAAACCCAATGCTCCGGAATTGTTAGAACAATATTTTAATAAGAAAAACTATCAGCCGGTATGTATCATGCTGTCGGGCAATACGGATTGTTATCAACCAGTGGAGCGTCGTTTAAAGATTACCCGTGGCCTGTTGGAAGTATTTTTAAAGTATAAAAACCCAGTAAGCATCATCACTAAAAATAATGTGATCCTGCGCGATCTGGACATCCTCACCGAACTGGCTTCTATGAACCTGGTACATGTAAACGTTTCTATTACATCATTAAACGAGCAATTGCGACAAAAATTGGAGCCACGGACCGTAACAGCCACCGGCAGACTCGCCGTTGTACAAAAACTATCAGAAAAAGGTATTCCGGTAAGAGTAATGGCCGCCCCTATTATTCCAGGACTCAACAGTAACGAGGTGCCTAATATTATTAAGGCAGCGGCAGACAGGGGTGCATTGGCCGCTGGATTTACCATAGTACGACTCAATGGGAGCATATCCGAGATATTTAGCGACTGGATATACAAAGCATTTCCAGACCGTGCTGAAAAGGTACTGAACATGATACGCTCCTGTCATGACGGCAAGCTAAATGACAGCGATTTCGGCCGCCGTATGAGCGGAGAGGGCAAAATAGCACAATCAATCCACCAGATGTTCCGAATGGCTTGTAATCGCTTTATGGCAGGCCGGGAAATGCCTGAATATGATTACAGCTTGTTTGTACCCAGGAAAGGTAAACAGACGAGCCTGTTTTAG
- a CDS encoding DinB family protein, whose product MLIPILKTLFIRDLEKLKVELELYRNEQNIWLVDKQITNTAGNLCLHLIGNLNTYIGAELGKTGYIRNRPLEFSSGPVPRTELLKSIDETIQMIDSTLDQLSEEQMANEYPQEVTGGKVSTGYFLTHLATHLSYHLGQVNYHRRLLDN is encoded by the coding sequence ATGTTAATACCTATACTAAAAACACTGTTCATACGAGATCTTGAAAAACTTAAAGTCGAATTAGAGTTGTACCGGAACGAACAAAATATTTGGCTCGTTGATAAGCAGATTACTAACACCGCAGGTAATCTTTGCCTGCACCTGATAGGCAATCTGAATACTTATATTGGTGCAGAACTAGGTAAAACAGGTTATATCAGAAACCGGCCTCTGGAGTTTTCATCCGGACCTGTGCCCAGAACTGAATTGTTGAAAAGTATAGATGAAACCATCCAGATGATAGATTCAACCCTTGATCAGCTCAGCGAAGAACAAATGGCCAATGAGTATCCGCAGGAAGTGACAGGTGGAAAAGTAAGTACCGGATATTTTTTAACTCATTTAGCCACGCATTTGAGTTATCACTTAGGGCAGGTTAATTATCACAGGCGGCTATTGGATAATTAG
- the rsfS gene encoding ribosome silencing factor — protein MVKNKVLNQSAYISELAIHGIQEKKGNDIIRLDLRNILGSVSDYFVICHADSSTQVKAIANSIEEEIFKATQQEPWRKEGLEYAEWILLDYVDVVIHVFRTDKREFYGVEDLWGDAEIKYYKSA, from the coding sequence ATGGTAAAAAACAAAGTGTTAAATCAATCGGCCTATATTTCTGAGCTGGCCATACATGGCATACAGGAAAAAAAGGGGAATGATATTATAAGGTTAGACCTCCGGAATATATTGGGCTCGGTATCGGATTATTTTGTGATCTGCCATGCCGATTCATCAACACAGGTAAAAGCTATTGCCAATAGTATTGAAGAAGAAATTTTTAAAGCTACACAACAGGAACCCTGGCGCAAGGAAGGTCTTGAATATGCAGAGTGGATACTACTTGATTATGTGGATGTTGTGATTCACGTTTTCAGAACCGACAAACGTGAGTTTTACGGCGTAGAAGATCTGTGGGGTGATGCCGAGATTAAATATTACAAAAGTGCTTAA
- a CDS encoding LutC/YkgG family protein, producing the protein MRDITTSKEKLLKKIRKALLEKRDNPYPQLEDQPLYASSEEIPEVIFAEQFTAVNGQFVFCEDEVQFIETLLTLAEERNWRKIYCWEPGLQEILTRFEYPFYETDKDFEQADVGFTFCEALIARNGSILLSNGNMAGRRLSIYPPVHIVLAYTSQMVLDLKDGFKLIKKKYDNQLPSMISNVTGPSRTADIEKTLVLGAHGPKELFVFLLDDSHLS; encoded by the coding sequence ATGAGGGATATTACCACATCAAAAGAAAAGCTGCTTAAAAAGATCCGCAAGGCGCTCCTTGAGAAGAGGGATAACCCCTACCCTCAATTGGAGGATCAACCGCTTTACGCATCTAGTGAAGAGATTCCTGAGGTAATATTCGCCGAACAATTCACCGCAGTTAACGGGCAATTTGTTTTTTGTGAGGATGAAGTACAGTTTATTGAAACGCTCCTTACCTTGGCCGAAGAACGTAATTGGCGCAAAATATATTGCTGGGAGCCTGGCTTACAGGAAATACTTACCCGTTTTGAATACCCTTTTTACGAAACCGATAAGGATTTTGAACAAGCTGATGTTGGTTTTACCTTTTGCGAAGCGCTGATAGCCCGTAATGGAAGCATACTCCTTTCAAACGGCAACATGGCAGGCAGGCGTTTAAGCATCTATCCTCCTGTACATATCGTGCTGGCCTATACCTCACAAATGGTACTTGATCTTAAAGATGGTTTCAAACTCATCAAAAAGAAATATGACAACCAGCTGCCCTCCATGATCAGTAATGTGACCGGCCCAAGCCGCACAGCCGACATCGAGAAAACGCTCGTACTGGGAGCCCACGGCCCCAAGGAACTCTTTGTTTTTTTGCTGGACGATAGCCATTTGTCTTGA
- a CDS encoding biotin--[acetyl-CoA-carboxylase] ligase produces the protein MQNNIFSGLFVGQNLVTIQQVDSTNTFLKTLLSNSKPLPEGTVIMAESQYAGRGQQQNKWHSEPGKNLTFSILLTPEFLAVTDQFDLNRVVSLGVYDALHPYLGDDLKIKWPNDIYYGDRKLGGILIETHVQGVHIKDAIIGIGLNINQESFESGAGNAISLKQILHRDYDLKTILSEICGHIEAYYLNLRAGKFLFVRNTYLSRLYWLNEVKPFRSNEGIFDGVIKNVKENGMLVVENNNGQQEFSLKQIEFLNK, from the coding sequence TTGCAAAATAACATATTTTCGGGATTATTTGTTGGTCAAAATTTAGTAACAATTCAACAAGTTGACTCAACCAACACATTCCTCAAAACATTACTGTCAAATTCCAAGCCATTGCCCGAAGGTACGGTCATTATGGCAGAAAGCCAATATGCAGGCAGAGGTCAGCAGCAAAATAAATGGCATAGTGAACCTGGAAAAAACCTTACTTTCAGTATTTTACTGACACCAGAATTCTTAGCCGTAACCGATCAGTTTGATTTGAACCGCGTAGTAAGCCTAGGGGTTTATGATGCTTTGCACCCTTACCTGGGCGATGATCTTAAAATAAAATGGCCCAATGATATTTATTATGGCGACAGAAAGCTGGGCGGCATATTGATAGAAACGCATGTGCAAGGTGTTCATATCAAAGATGCTATTATTGGTATTGGCCTTAATATCAACCAGGAAAGTTTTGAATCAGGAGCAGGCAATGCTATATCCCTCAAGCAAATCTTACACAGGGATTATGATTTGAAAACAATATTGTCAGAAATTTGCGGTCATATTGAGGCATATTACCTTAATTTAAGAGCGGGTAAATTTTTGTTTGTAAGGAATACTTACTTATCCCGACTATATTGGTTAAACGAAGTAAAACCTTTCAGGTCAAATGAGGGGATTTTTGACGGAGTGATAAAAAATGTAAAAGAAAACGGGATGCTGGTTGTTGAAAATAATAACGGCCAACAAGAGTTTAGTTTAAAACAAATTGAATTTTTAAATAAATAA
- a CDS encoding response regulator transcription factor: MLTEPIQIALVDDHRLFRSGIASMVESFNRYNVLFEAAHGKEMVDKIASGMVPDIVILDINMPVMDGISTAQWLKKFQPSIRTIILSMFEDAEKVLTMVKMGVKGYLLKDAEPHEFEAALLKVTEGDLYYPDFVTKHLLNNFNNDKTAVVKLNPREIEFLRLTGTELTYKEIADTMCISVRTVDSYRDQLFEKLGIKSRVGLVLYSIKNKLIDL, translated from the coding sequence ATGTTAACGGAACCTATTCAAATAGCCCTGGTTGATGATCATCGCCTTTTCAGAAGTGGAATAGCTTCAATGGTGGAGAGCTTTAACCGCTACAATGTGCTGTTTGAAGCGGCCCATGGCAAAGAAATGGTTGATAAGATAGCTTCAGGAATGGTTCCTGATATTGTTATCCTGGATATCAACATGCCTGTAATGGATGGCATCTCAACCGCACAATGGCTTAAAAAGTTTCAGCCTTCTATCCGTACCATTATCCTGTCGATGTTTGAGGATGCCGAAAAGGTGCTTACTATGGTTAAAATGGGAGTAAAAGGCTACCTGCTTAAAGATGCCGAACCCCATGAGTTTGAGGCTGCCCTGCTCAAAGTAACCGAAGGCGATCTTTACTATCCCGATTTTGTAACCAAGCATTTATTAAACAATTTCAATAACGATAAAACGGCCGTTGTAAAACTGAACCCACGCGAAATTGAATTTTTGCGTTTAACCGGCACCGAGCTTACCTACAAAGAAATTGCCGATACCATGTGTATCAGTGTACGTACCGTTGACAGCTATCGCGATCAGCTTTTTGAAAAATTAGGCATCAAAAGCCGTGTAGGCCTGGTATTATACAGCATAAAAAACAAACTGATCGATTTGTAA
- a CDS encoding sensor histidine kinase: MLFKDEEIILLIIAGTAVVMLLGVFIVSFLLLYQRKQNKNVLEKEQLKSSFQQELLKTRMEIQEETLNHISRELHDNITQVLSFVKLNLGVLGRNLGEHEKMRVNDNRELIAQSISDLRNLSKSLSFEHISVMGLVKTLEIEVERVNRSGIINLSLLIEGDYYTLGEQRELVLFRIFQEALNNALKYAHADNFKMSLYYKAQMFNLTIEDDGVGFEPELLKNNGGSGLRNIVNRAALIGAEAIINSSPGNGCSINLSLNPLVQETYVNGTYSNSPG, encoded by the coding sequence ATGTTGTTTAAGGATGAAGAAATTATTTTATTGATCATTGCCGGCACAGCTGTAGTTATGCTGTTGGGGGTTTTTATTGTCAGTTTTTTATTGTTATACCAACGCAAACAAAATAAAAATGTACTGGAAAAGGAACAACTGAAATCATCCTTTCAACAGGAATTACTGAAAACCCGGATGGAGATTCAGGAAGAAACCCTTAACCACATCAGCCGTGAGTTGCATGATAATATTACCCAGGTATTGTCATTTGTTAAACTTAACCTGGGCGTATTGGGCAGAAATCTGGGCGAGCATGAAAAAATGAGGGTGAATGACAATCGAGAACTTATTGCTCAATCCATCAGCGACCTCCGTAATTTGTCAAAGAGCCTTAGTTTTGAACATATCAGTGTTATGGGGTTGGTAAAAACGCTCGAAATAGAGGTTGAACGCGTTAACAGAAGCGGCATTATCAACTTGTCATTATTAATTGAGGGCGATTACTACACACTTGGCGAACAGCGGGAACTGGTACTATTCAGGATATTTCAGGAAGCTTTAAACAATGCTCTAAAATATGCTCATGCAGATAACTTTAAAATGAGTTTGTATTATAAGGCACAAATGTTTAATTTAACCATCGAAGACGATGGTGTTGGTTTTGAGCCTGAACTGCTTAAAAATAATGGAGGTTCGGGCTTGCGTAATATTGTGAACAGGGCCGCCTTAATTGGAGCCGAAGCAATTATAAACAGTTCACCGGGCAATGGCTGCAGCATTAACCTTTCGCTCAACCCTCTCGTACAAGAAACTTATGTTAACGGAACCTATTCAAATAGCCCTGGTTGA
- the ftsH gene encoding ATP-dependent zinc metalloprotease FtsH, whose protein sequence is MKDIKDNKSESPKPIRKILNKKTPPKPPKFNIMWLYGIVILAFLLVPTLLSGGSGTPTTFKDVEVMLKQNDVEKLIAYKSGDLVTAEVYIKKESLSKPQYAKAGKDQRLFNTTNNGPQYTFTDASYESLKQSVANAQKDMPEDQKVTLQYEQGHESFLSNWLVQGVIMVILFAGVWIFIMRRMSGGSGGGPGGQIFNIGKSKATLFDKEAQVSVTFNDVAGLEEAKQEVMEIVDFLKNPKKYTNLGGKIPKGALLVGSPGTGKTLLAKAVAGEAQVPFFSLSGSDFVEMFVGVGASRVRDLFRQAKDKAPCIIFIDEIDAIGRARGKNNIVGGNDERENTLNQLLVEMDGFGTDSGIIILAATNRPDVLDSALLRPGRFDRQVSIDKPDLIGREQIFKVHLKPIKLSDGVDAKKLSAQTPGFAGAEIANVCNEAALIAARKNKESVDMTDFQDAIDRVIGGLEKKNKIISPEEKRIVAYHEAGHAIAGWFLEHADPLVKVSIVPRGVAALGYAQYLPKEQFLYTTEQLLDEMSVSMGGRVAEDIVFGRISTGALSDLERITKLAYAMTKIYGMNGSVGNVSFYDPQGEYQFNKPYSDTTAEMIDNEVRKLVDDVYQKTKVLLNEKREGLEKIAQKLLEKEVLFQSDLEEILGKRPFDERTTYDKFVNGEAALNPDVDNNAIPDSLTNPELSRIDGEEPKL, encoded by the coding sequence ATGAAAGATATTAAAGATAATAAATCAGAAAGTCCGAAACCTATCAGGAAAATACTTAATAAAAAAACACCGCCTAAACCGCCCAAGTTTAATATCATGTGGCTTTACGGCATTGTTATTTTAGCATTTTTACTGGTGCCTACTCTTTTAAGCGGCGGCTCGGGAACACCAACTACCTTCAAGGATGTTGAAGTGATGCTTAAACAAAATGACGTTGAAAAACTGATAGCCTATAAAAGCGGAGACCTGGTAACTGCCGAAGTTTACATCAAAAAAGAAAGCTTAAGCAAACCTCAATATGCCAAAGCAGGTAAAGATCAGCGCTTGTTTAATACCACGAACAACGGCCCTCAATATACATTTACCGATGCATCATACGAAAGCCTGAAACAATCTGTCGCAAATGCTCAGAAAGATATGCCGGAGGATCAAAAAGTAACCCTTCAGTATGAGCAAGGTCATGAAAGCTTTTTATCAAACTGGTTAGTGCAGGGTGTTATCATGGTTATCCTGTTTGCTGGTGTATGGATATTTATCATGCGTCGCATGTCAGGCGGCTCGGGAGGCGGCCCTGGTGGTCAGATATTTAATATTGGCAAATCAAAAGCTACCCTTTTTGATAAAGAAGCGCAGGTATCCGTAACTTTTAACGATGTTGCGGGTTTGGAAGAAGCCAAACAAGAGGTAATGGAGATTGTAGATTTCCTTAAAAACCCTAAAAAATATACTAATCTGGGTGGTAAAATACCCAAAGGAGCTCTTCTGGTAGGCTCACCGGGTACCGGTAAAACATTATTGGCCAAAGCCGTTGCTGGTGAGGCCCAGGTGCCATTCTTCTCGCTGTCAGGCTCTGATTTTGTGGAGATGTTTGTGGGTGTGGGTGCGTCACGTGTACGTGATTTGTTCCGCCAGGCAAAAGATAAGGCTCCATGTATCATATTTATCGACGAAATTGATGCCATTGGCCGAGCCCGTGGTAAAAACAATATTGTTGGTGGTAATGATGAGCGTGAAAACACATTAAACCAGTTATTGGTGGAGATGGATGGTTTCGGCACCGATTCAGGTATTATTATACTGGCAGCCACAAACCGTCCGGATGTATTGGATTCTGCGTTATTACGCCCGGGTCGTTTCGACAGACAGGTATCTATTGATAAGCCGGATTTGATCGGTCGTGAGCAAATCTTCAAAGTTCACCTGAAGCCTATCAAACTATCAGATGGTGTTGACGCGAAAAAATTATCGGCACAAACACCTGGTTTTGCCGGTGCAGAGATAGCTAACGTTTGTAACGAAGCGGCTTTGATTGCCGCCCGTAAAAATAAAGAGTCGGTTGATATGACTGATTTTCAGGATGCCATTGACCGTGTTATTGGCGGTTTGGAAAAGAAAAACAAGATCATATCTCCCGAAGAAAAACGCATCGTGGCTTACCACGAAGCTGGTCACGCTATTGCAGGCTGGTTCCTGGAACATGCCGATCCATTGGTTAAAGTATCCATCGTTCCACGTGGCGTGGCAGCTTTGGGCTATGCCCAATATCTGCCAAAAGAGCAGTTTTTATATACTACCGAACAATTGCTGGATGAAATGAGCGTTTCGATGGGCGGCCGTGTTGCCGAAGACATTGTTTTTGGCAGAATATCAACCGGTGCGCTGAGCGATTTGGAACGCATTACCAAACTGGCTTATGCCATGACCAAAATATATGGCATGAATGGTAGTGTAGGTAATGTTTCTTTCTACGACCCACAAGGTGAATATCAGTTCAACAAACCTTATTCTGATACCACTGCCGAGATGATTGATAATGAAGTTCGTAAACTGGTTGATGATGTTTATCAAAAAACCAAAGTATTACTGAATGAAAAACGTGAAGGATTGGAAAAGATAGCTCAGAAGCTATTAGAGAAAGAGGTACTATTTCAATCAGATCTGGAAGAGATATTGGGTAAGCGTCCGTTTGACGAGCGCACCACCTATGATAAATTTGTGAATGGTGAGGCTGCGTTAAACCCCGATGTTGATAACAACGCCATTCCTGATAGCTTAACCAACCCAGAGCTTTCCAGAATTGACGGGGAAGAGCCGAAACTTTAA
- a CDS encoding protein-disulfide reductase DsbD family protein, producing the protein MKLLKKGVYLRIVLTTLMVLAIFCSVGVTPALAIQKNKVDTVSTAGVQFTDIPTAADSVAIRKKAADSAAKAEAVAKQKAQQQKVPSTEKPKTLWQIFIFGLLGGFTAVILPCIYPLLPLTVSFFTKKSGSRKKAIGQSLIYGVSIIIIYVTLGLLISIIFGSDALNQLATNGIFNIFFFLLLVVFGVSFLGAFEITLPSSLANKLDENADKGGLAGIFFMASTLVVVSFSCTGPIIGTLLVDAASKGDRLGPAVGMFGFALALALPFTIFALFPSALKSLPKSGGWLNSVKVVLGFLELAFALKFLSNVDLAYHWNWFDREIFLSLWITIGLMMGLYLIGKIKFSHDSDVKYLTIPRIFLAIIVFSFTIYMIPGLWGAPLKVISGFLPPPATQDFDLTRSTGGGNAAPEQKVSIKEKKYEAIFARGKHEGLNEWYDYEQALQVSKELKKPILIDFTGWNCPNCRKMENDVWPDAGVRKRMQNDFVLLELYVDEKTALPTSEFYTSTFSGKKITNIGAKNSDYEATKFSTNSQPYYVIMDSEGNLLVPPQGANFSVDNYIKFLDSGLAAFKK; encoded by the coding sequence ATGAAACTATTAAAAAAGGGCGTTTATTTACGCATAGTACTGACGACTTTAATGGTATTGGCCATTTTTTGTTCCGTTGGTGTTACACCAGCATTGGCCATACAAAAAAATAAAGTAGATACTGTATCCACTGCGGGCGTACAGTTTACGGATATCCCTACCGCTGCAGATAGCGTAGCCATCAGGAAAAAGGCAGCCGATTCGGCTGCAAAAGCTGAGGCTGTGGCTAAACAAAAAGCGCAACAGCAAAAGGTGCCATCTACAGAAAAGCCAAAAACACTTTGGCAAATATTCATATTTGGGCTCCTGGGCGGTTTTACAGCAGTGATACTGCCTTGCATATATCCATTACTGCCACTAACGGTAAGTTTTTTTACCAAAAAGAGCGGCAGCCGTAAAAAGGCCATAGGTCAATCGCTTATTTATGGGGTATCTATTATTATTATCTACGTAACCCTGGGGCTATTAATCTCTATTATTTTTGGTTCAGATGCCCTCAATCAGTTGGCAACAAACGGAATATTCAATATATTTTTCTTCTTGTTGCTTGTTGTATTTGGGGTGTCGTTCCTGGGGGCATTTGAAATCACACTGCCAAGCTCATTAGCAAACAAACTGGATGAAAATGCTGATAAAGGAGGCCTTGCTGGCATATTCTTTATGGCCTCTACGCTGGTGGTGGTGTCTTTTTCATGCACGGGGCCAATTATTGGCACTTTGCTGGTTGACGCTGCTTCCAAAGGCGACCGGCTAGGTCCTGCCGTTGGGATGTTTGGCTTTGCACTAGCATTGGCGCTGCCGTTTACCATATTCGCGCTATTCCCTTCAGCATTAAAAAGCCTTCCAAAATCCGGTGGCTGGTTAAATAGTGTAAAGGTTGTCTTGGGCTTTCTGGAACTGGCCTTCGCGCTTAAGTTTTTATCAAATGTTGATCTGGCTTATCATTGGAACTGGTTCGACAGGGAGATATTCCTCTCACTTTGGATAACTATTGGACTAATGATGGGGCTTTACCTGATTGGGAAGATAAAATTCTCACATGATAGTGATGTGAAATATCTTACTATACCCCGTATTTTTTTAGCCATTATTGTTTTTTCGTTTACCATTTATATGATACCCGGCTTATGGGGAGCGCCGCTTAAAGTTATCAGTGGATTTTTGCCACCACCGGCTACGCAGGATTTTGATCTTACCAGATCGACAGGAGGGGGAAATGCCGCTCCGGAACAAAAGGTTTCTATAAAAGAAAAAAAATACGAAGCGATTTTTGCCCGGGGGAAACACGAAGGTTTGAATGAATGGTATGATTACGAACAGGCACTGCAGGTATCGAAAGAATTAAAAAAGCCAATATTGATTGATTTTACCGGTTGGAACTGTCCTAATTGTCGTAAAATGGAGAATGATGTATGGCCCGATGCTGGTGTACGTAAACGAATGCAAAATGATTTTGTGTTGCTTGAGCTTTATGTTGATGAAAAAACAGCACTTCCTACATCTGAATTTTATACATCTACATTCAGCGGGAAAAAAATCACCAATATTGGTGCTAAAAATAGCGACTACGAAGCAACGAAATTTAGCACAAACTCGCAGCCTTATTATGTAATAATGGATAGTGAAGGTAATTTACTGGTTCCGCCGCAGGGAGCCAATTTTAGCGTTGATAACTATATTAAGTTTTTAGATAGTGGTCTCGCTGCTTTCAAAAAGTAG